From the Palaemon carinicauda isolate YSFRI2023 chromosome 42, ASM3689809v2, whole genome shotgun sequence genome, one window contains:
- the LOC137633083 gene encoding uncharacterized protein, with the protein MIEHFHRALKAALISRCTDSSWFTQLPCFLLGLRTSPKDALDVSAAEMMYGDPLIIPAEFFPSVTSADDLQRIRHVVGKFTPCRQIYKPPEKHHITTDLPFATHVFPRNVTSKPPLTPLYTSSFLVIRRNPKAFLLKIRGQEDWVCIDRLKPASLLPDDPPKVRLLR; encoded by the coding sequence atgattgaacattttcatcgcgccctcaaagcagctttgatttcccggTGCACGGACtccagctggtttactcagcttccctgtttcctcctgggactaaggacctctcctaaagacgccctggatgtctcggcagctgaaatgatgtatggcgacccgttaatCATCCCCGCCGAATTTTTTCCCTCTGTAACCTccgccgacgatctccagcgcatacgtcacgtcgtgggaaaatttactccatgccgtcagatttacaagcccccagagaagcaTCACATAACGACAGACTTGCCctttgcaacgcatgtcttcccACGCAAcgtcaccagcaagccaccactaacgcccctttacacgagctctttccttgtgatccggcgtaatccaaaagcattcctactaaaaattCGTGGCCAAGAAGATTGGGTCtgcattgatcgcctaaaacctgcttctctcctgccagatgacccacctaaagTTCGCCTTTTAAGATGa